From Fusarium fujikuroi IMI 58289 draft genome, chromosome FFUJ_chr07, a single genomic window includes:
- a CDS encoding probable apsB protein codes for MANDERQNSQSPKAQAPSPSPSPSGTRDGSRPQTAHRVSHIGSDDLDHTEATETSEMTDDTAADTSQAQPTNPTTATSPHDIAITVDDTHAKSQARAIPQTTRNPPTSHEDSMLHLPGHSAPETSYFDPISVDVTRGHDDSLTEEDVRRHLGDVESSFLPALSPIPTASTNLEGGVDDTYQFDSPTKKPAPAPQPLQRHQEEEEDHDVTVASTNTSGFENFSSPTAAATRRTISRAVSMASQPDNRNTSYDESEKDDTEQESSQVSSAGDNEAPLSRTHSLSEKVDAGSTPGQSLRSRRPKYLRSRFGSQRSSTSSFATNPESHEGSDMTIGLGTDYALQSGGAVPAIGMLRNPSNPMLRSISIGSMGSVGSAFGAEDYTDTSLPQLEPLHEVDSPERQRQDLLETPKPSKEGFTTAPTDTVIARHVRNVQVPESLAKEYKYKGGLETPRKQSSIAMGSVNTARSGKNLTLKEQSSTIERLSKENFDLKLKVMFLSDRLDKLSEEGIKEMISENVDLKTGLAVLQRDNKVLRRRVKELEKQVRDEGERPSTAHSGASSTDQTARMGDEEREEELIFLRERVEEYATEIERLRSESLTKENERRKFADIVRSLGERNSGNMEREEEADVWKDLLEQETARREQADDENKRLREEVFKLKQDMSSLTSGGGLHHTTNIYNITKKHRDGNVSPGRPVSGLSGDMESSNGNFSAATTLVDELRRESEQLRHENAELRREVGAQTSMLTSRNREKERLYQEIEDLKMAQRRGRPAPSTIDSLLERSASQVGGMERPQSRGSMKTRTQIEEEADREELENKMNEMRDKLSEVKLQNQELQRELEICMEDFEAAIGDKRQAEEAAMTLQEDLNNAMNDLVALQSERDEALREQNEMESEFEALRKEAQEEIDALESEADQQAEEMQRVQADLQDRSENFDALQEEMRKMSEALIRLEDDQENKLRRIQQLEQELDSSNKELEELEQKLMEANDKNQRLSVQQESSQGEIAFLREEQETDKIRIGDLEAAMANAEQSIREEKERVKELENRLQQERHQREIVADQEKEEVQQFVNELNREASAAKDEARRLRKNLTSREVEATEWKERLMELENNLREALGDLNGTRSSLLKSIAKLQRELENTIRDLDASKAALVEKDRIIKMRDSLLESHALESRKLAELLDKERIAHRNTKSQYDTFQKSHQHLTRTASSQDVRIAELETNKSQDRRRIAQLEQSMRDQLQERNELLLQLWHKLSKLCGREWVHGNSLIDRQVLPSIEVIANRLPSFTKNLMAAVKAIENMIGSFEVRIKSVERDLHREYQTLESNLEVRTKKLDRLETMVRNSVASGSLSHDARYSRLEEAYRQLKVENATLRTANDVRARASYSSTELVPHSPSPSVPRGPNDQRTSRSKSRSTIARAHTTTALPGSSAGGLGLRDMAALSEENNGAANDNRWLFRLRDMEYKLKMEREGRNQDRHAARQRLGGLEMENRDLKERMKRALGDLD; via the exons ATGGCCAACGATGAGCGACAAAACAGCCAGAGCCCAAAGGCTCAGGCTCCCAGCCCAAGCCCGAGTCCAAGCGGCACCAGAGACGGGTCGCGTCCACAGACGGCCCATCGCGTCTCACACATCGGCAGCGATGATCTGGACCACACCGAGGCCACTGAGACATCAGAGATGACTGACGATACAGCCGCCGACACGTCGCAAGCCCAGCCAACAAACCCAACCACGGCGACATCTCCACACGACATTGCGATAACCGTTGATGATACGCACGCAAAATCTCAGGCCCGGGCAATTCCTCAGACCACCAGGAATCCCCCCACAAGCCACGAAGACTCGATGCTGCATTTGCCTGGTCACTCTGCCCCTGAAACCAGCTACTTTGACCCTATTTCCGTCGATGTCACACGGGGACATGACGATTCCTTGACTGAGGAGGACGTTAGACGCCACCTGGGAGACGTGGAGTCTAGCTTTTTGCCCGCCTTGTCGCCCATTCCAACTGCATCCACGAACCTGGAGGGCGGCGTCGACGACACGTACCAATTCGACTCCCCGACAAAAAAGCCTGCGCCTGCTCCCCAGCCTCTGCAGcgacatcaagaagaagaagaggatcacGATGTAACTGTCGCGAGCACGAATACTTCCGGCTTTGAGAACTTTTCGTCACCGACTGCAGCTGCAACACGAAGAACTATTTCGCGCGCTGTTAGCATGGCGAGTCAGCCTGACAATCGTAACACAAGCTACGACGAGAGCGAAAAGGACGACACGGAACAGGAGAGCTCACAGGTATCTAGCGCTGGCGATAACGAGGCCCCTTTATCGAGAACCCATTCTTTGTCCGAAAAAGTCGATGCGGGCAGCACCCCTGGTCAATCCCTTCGAAGCCGACGACCAAAATATCTGCGCAGTCGCTTTGGTAGCCAGcgatcatcaacatcctcattTGCTACGAACCCCGAGTCTCACGAAGGCAGCGACATGACCATTGGTCTTGGTACCGATTACGCTTTACAGTCTGGCGGTGCAGTCCCCGCTATTGGAATGCTACGAAATCCCAGCAACCCGATGCTACGATCCATCAGCATAGGGAGCATGGGTAGTGTTGGATCAGCATTCGGCGCTGAGGATTACACTGATACTTCGTTACCGCAACTCGAACCGCTTCATGAAGTCGATAGTCCCGAACGGCAGCGACAAGATTTGCTAGAGACACCGAAGCCCTCTAAGGAAGGGTTCACTACAGCGCCTACAGATACGGTCATCGCGCGGCATGTTAGAAACGTCCAGGTACCCGAATCTTTGGCCAAGGAGTACAAGTACAAGGGTGGACTCGAAACACCCCGGAAACAATCCTCAATCGCCATGGGTTCCGTCAATACTGCCCGATCGGGCAAGAACTTGACGCTCAAAGAACAGAGCAGTACAATTGAGAGGCTGTCAAAGGAAAACTtcgatctcaagctcaaagttATGTTCTTGAGCGATCGCCTTGACAAGCTGTCAGAAGAGGGTATCAAGGAAATGATCTCGGAGAATGTTGACCTTAAGACTGGTCTTGCGGTACTCCAACGTGACAACAAGGTTTTGCGGAGGCGGGTCAAAGAATTGGAGAAGCAAGTCCGAGATGAGGGAGAGCGTCCGAGCACAGCGCACAGTGGTGCATCATCGACAGATCAAACGGCCCGAATGGGAGatgaagagcgagaagaagagctcatCTTTTTGCGGGAGCGGGTTGAGGAGTATGCCACTGAGATTGAGCGTTTACGGTCCGAAAGTTTGACCAAGGAGAATGAGCGACGAAAGTTCGCGGATATCGTCAGATCTCTTGGTGAGCGAAATAGCGGAAACATggagcgagaagaagaggcagatgtGTGGAAGGATCTTCTGGAGCAAGAAACTGCGCGCAGAGAACAAGCCGATGACGAGAATAAGAGACTACGGGAGGAGGTGTTCAAGCTAAAGCAGGACATGTCTAGCCTGACTAGCGGGGGAGGCTTACACCACACGACAAACATTTACAACATCACAAAGAAACATCGCGACGGCAATGTATCACCAGGTCGACCTGTCTCTGGCCTTTCAGGCGATATGGAGAGCTCAAACGGCAATTTCAGTGCTGCGACCACACTCGTTGATGAGCTACGTCGCGAGAGTGAGCAGCTGCGTCATGAGAATGCCGAATTGAGACGCGAGGTCGGTGCGCAGACATCCATGCTGACTTCGAGGAACCGCGAAAAGGAGCGCCTCTACCAGGAGattgaggatctcaagatggCTCAGCGACGAGGTCGGCCTGCCCCTTCAACAATTGACAGTCTCCTCGAGCGATCGGCTTCACAGGTTGGTGGTATGGAGAGACCCCAATCGCGGGGTAGCATGAAGACACGGACGCAAATTGAGGAGGAAGCCGACCGTGAAGAGCTGGAGAACAAGATGAACGAGATGCGCGACAAACTCAGTGAGGTCAAGCTGCAGAATCAAGAGTTGCAGCGCGAGCTTGAGATTTGCATGGAGGATTTCGAGGCTGCTATTGGCGACAAGCGACaggctgaagaagcagcGATGACTCTGCAGGAGGACCTCAACAATGCGATGAACGACCTTGTTGCTTTACAATCCGAACGCGACGAAGCACTCCGTGAGCAGAACGAGATGGAGAGCGAATTTGAAGCGCTGCGGAAGGAGGCCCAAGAGGAGATTGATGCGTTGGAGTCAGAGGCCGATCAACAAGCTGAAGAGATGCAACGAGTACAAGCAGATCTACAGGACCGCTCAGAAAACTTTGACGCCTTGCAGGAAGAGATGCGCAAGATGAGCGAAGCCTTGATACGACTTGAAGACGACCAGGAGAACAAATTGCGACGCATCCAACAGCTCGAGCAGGAATTGGACTCGTCGAacaaggagcttgaagaactgGAGCAGAAGCTCATGGAGGCTAACGACAAGAACCAGCGACTTTCAGTACAGCAAGAGTCGTCACAGGGAGAGATCGCATTCCTtcgagaagagcaagagacCGACAAGATACGCATCGGCGACCTCGAAGCTGCAATGGCGAATGCCGAACAGAGCATCCGCGAAGAAAAGGAACGAGTCAAGGAATTGGAGAACCGTCTCCAACAAGAGCGACACCAGCGAGAGATTGTGGCGGaccaggagaaggaggaggttCAGCAGTTTGTCAATGAGCTTAACCGGGAAGCGTCAGCGGCCAAGGATGAGGCTCGTCGTCTGCGTAAGAACTTGACGTCAAGAGAGGTTGAGGCGACAGAGTGGAAGGAGAGGTTGATGGAGCTTGAGAATAATCTTCGTGAAGCTCTCGGTGACCTCAACGGTACCCGCTCTTCGCTGCTCAAG TCAATCGCCAAGTTACAGCGGGAGCTTGAGAATACGATCCGCGATCTGGATGCCAGCAAGGCGGCGCTTGTGGAGAAGGATCGTATCATCAAGATGCGCGATTCGCTACTTGAGTCGCATGCCCTCGAGAGTCGCAAACTTGCTGAGTTACTCGACAAAGAGCGCATTGCCCACCGCAACACAAAATCGCAGTACGACACGTTCCAGAAGTCGCATCAGCACCTTACTCGTACTGCAAGCAGTCAAGATGTCCGCATCGCTGAGCTCGAGACCAATAAGAGCCAAGATCGCAGGAGGATCGCACAGCTTGAGCAGTCGATGCGCGATCAACTACAAGAGCGCAATGAGCTACTGCTACAGCTTTGGCACAAGCTCAGTAAATTGTGCGGAAGAGAATGGGTCCATGGCAACTCCCTCATCGACCGCCAAGTCCTCCCATCAATCGAAGTCATCGCCAACCGCCTTCCCAGCTTCACCAAGAACCTGATGGCCGCCGTCAAAGCCATCGAGAACATGATTGGCTCCTTCGAAGTGCGCATCAAATCCGTCGAGCGCGACCTCCACAGGGAGTATCAAACGCTCGAGTCCAACCTCGAAGTGCGCACCAAGAAACTGGACCGTCTCGAAACCATGGTTAGAAACTCGGTCGCTTCAGGATCCCTCAGCCACGACGCAAGGTACTCCCGCCTGGAAGAAGCATATCGCCAGCTCAAAGTCGAAAACGCCACGCTCCGCACCGCAAACGACGTGCGCGCCCGAGCATCATACTCTAGCACCGAATTAGTTCCTCACTCACCATCACCCTCCGTCCCCCGCGGACCCAATGACCAACGCACAAGCCGTTCTAAATCTCGCTCAACCATTGCGCGCGCACACACCACCACCGCACTGCCAGGCTCGTCAGCAGGGGGGTTGGGGCTCCGCGACATGGCTGCTCTGAGCGAGGAGAATAACGGCGCTGCGAACGATAACAGGTGGTTGTTTAGACTGCGCGACATGGAGTATAAGCTCAAGATGGAGCGGGAGGGCCGGAACCAGGATAGACATGCTGCGAGGCAGAGGCTGGGAGggctggagatggagaatcGTGATTTgaaggagaggatgaagagggcTCTGGGGGACCTGGATTGA